A region from the Lates calcarifer isolate ASB-BC8 linkage group LG2, TLL_Latcal_v3, whole genome shotgun sequence genome encodes:
- the mtss1lb gene encoding protein MTSS 2 isoform X4 yields the protein MVDLANMETVEKECGALGGLFQAIVNDMKCSYPVWEDFSAKATKLHSQLRTTVLAAVAFLDAFQKVADMATNTRGATRDIGSALTRMCMRHRSIEAKLRQFTNALMESLITPLQDKIEDWKKTANQLDKDHAKEYKRSRHEIKKKSSDTMKLQKKARKGRGDLQPQLDSAMQDVTDMCLLMEETEKQAVRRALVEERGRFCTFIGFLQPVVNGEIAMLGEITHLQAIIDDLTVLTTDPHKLPPASEQVIKDLKGSDYSWSYQTPPSSPSSSGSRKSSMCSSVNSTHSSASRSSGGGGSGGIGGGGGGSQPHSPTSSSSSSYRYRSSLPHQPPPPGGIAAHRLSSVSSHDSGFVSQDANIYSKPPSPMPSDITSQKSSSSASSEASETCQSVSECSSPTTDWSKAGQYEQPVAAAPVQRRKEPLDRLRESEASPGSQSYAGPSHPDDGQRPRMTPATIAAKHGEEVSPAASDLAMVLTRGLSMEQQKSSRDSLQYSSGYSTETTTPSCSEDTIPSQGSDYDCYSVNGDAEGPDGQTEFDKSSTIPRHSNIAQNYRRMIQTKRPASTAGLPSGVLGPGVHGIPGQPGVAGGGGVGTPGTATIRRTPSTKPGVRRTLSNAGPIPIRPPIVPVKTPTVPGDSHSPGAGGGGYAGGGHAGGVPVRVGSEECVFFTGVEDSQGALDYVKASPKRLSLPNTAWGSGAALEVYAQQHGGLAMGTGSGAGSEEDQMIAANRHSLVEKIGELVASAHALGEGQFPFPALPDDPALPPTGPTDTQTGTEEAEGSGDMLTTIRRGVRLRKTVSNDRSAPRIL from the exons gGGCAACCAGAGATATTGGTTCAGCACTGACCAGGATGTGCATGAGGCATCGCAGCATTGAGGCCAAACTTCGCCAGTTCACCAA TGCTTTGATGGAGAGTCTGATCACTCCTCTCCAGGACAAGATTGAGGACTGGAAGAAGACAGCCAACCAGCTTGATAAGGATCATGCAAAAG AGTACAAGAGGTCACGCCACGAGATCAAGAAGAAGTCATCTGACACCATGAAACTACAGAAGAAAGCTCGTAAAG GGCGAGGGGACCTGCAGCCTCAGCTGGACAGTGCCATGCAGGATGTCACCGACATGTGCCTGTTGATGGAGGAGACGGAGAAGCAGGCTGTGCGCCGTGCcctggtggaggagaggggtCGCTTCTGTACCTTCATCGGCTTCCTTCAGCCAGTTGTG AATGGAGAGATCGCCATGCTGGGAGAGATCACTCATCTCCAGGCCATCATTGATGACCTCACTGTGCTGACAACCGATCCTCACAAACTGCCCCCTGCCAGTGAACAG GTGATTAAGGATCTGAAGGGGTCAGATTACAGCTGGTCCTATCAGACCCCTCCTTCATCTCCAAGCAGCTCTGGCTCACGCAAGAGCAGCATGTGCAG CAGCGTCAACAGCACCCACAGTAGTGCCTCCCGTTCATCAGGAGGAGGCGGGAGTGGTGgtattggtggtggtggtggaggttcCCAACCCcactcacccacctcctcctcctcctcctcctatcgGTACCGCAGCAGCCTGCCACACCAGCCTCCACCACCAGGGGGCATCGCGGCACACCGCCTCAGCAGTGTCTCCTCCCATGACTCGGGCTTTGTGTCCCAGGATGCTAACATCTACTCCAAGCCCCCCTCACCCATGCCCTCGGACATCACTAGCCAG AAGTCATCCAGCTCAGCATCGTCAGAGGCGTCAGAAACGtgccagtcagtcagtgaatGCAGCTCCCCTACCACT GATTGGTCCAAAGCAGGTCAGTATGAGCAGCCGGTGGCCGCAGCACCAGTTCAGAGGAGAAAGGAACCTCTCGATAGGCTGAGGGAGAGTGAGGCATCGCCGGGCTCCCAGAGTTACGCTGGGCCATCACACCCTGACGACGGGCAGAGACCCAGGATGACCCCGGCTACTATTGCTGCCAAG CATGGAGAGGAGGTTTCACCAGCAGCCAGTGACCTGGCCATGGTGCTGACCAGAGGACTGAGTATGGAGcagcagaaaagcagcagagactcCCTGCAGTACTCCAGTGGATACAGCACAGAGACCACAACCCCATCCTGCTCCGAGGACACAATCCCTTCACAAG GTTCAGATTATGACTGCTACTCAGTGAACGGTGATGCTGAAGGtccagatggacagacagagttCGACAAGTCCTCCACCATTCCTCGCCACTCCAACATCGCCCAGAACTACCGGCGCATGATCCAGACCAAGAGGCCAGCCAGTACAGCCGGCCTGCCCAGCGGTGTTCTTGGTCCCGGTGTTCATGGGATACCAGGACAGCCTGGTGtagctggtggaggtggagtgGGGACTCCAGGCACTGCCACCATCCGGCGTACTCCATCTACCAAACCGGGCGTGAGGCGCACACTGTCCAATGCAGGTCCGATCCCCATCCGACCACCCATTGTGCCTGTCAAGACACCTACTGTCCCCGGGGACTCACATTCACCTGGGGCAGGTGGTGGAGGGTATGCAGGTGGAGGACATGCAGGTGGCGTGCCTGTGCGAGTTGGCAGTGAGGAGTGCGTGTTCTTCACCGGAGTCGAGGATTCACAAGGTGCGCTTGATTATGTAAAGGCCTCACCCAAGCGCCTCAGCCTGCCTAACACAGCCTGGGGATCGGGGGCGGCATTAGAGGTCTACGCCCAGCAGCATGGGGGCCTCGCGATGGGAACGGGGTCAGGGGCCGGCTCAGAGGAGGATCAGATGATCGCGGCCAATCGGCACAGCCTAGTTGAGAAAATCGGTGAGTTGGTAGCCAGCGCACACGCCCTCGGAGAGGGGCAGTTTCCTTTCCCCGCCCTCCCCGATGACCCGGCCCTGCCACCAACTGGCCCCACCGACACtcagacagggacagaggaggcagaggggtCCGGTGATATGTTGACCACTATCAGGAGAGGAGTCCGCCTTCGCAAGACCGTCTCCAATGACCGCTCGGCACCACGCATTTTGTGA